GAAAGTGATTCACTCAAGCTATAAAACTTCGAGGAAAAAGGACCAATCCTGTCgattagtaaaattaaatataaatagattTCTCGTGTTTTACTTTTtcgtatattttgttatatatttaagtaataaatctttccaaatattattataaattcacACAACCCTCATTCTATTATACCATACAGCGGCCAGTTGTAGTTGTCACAACGCATTTGTAAGCAGTGCTCGTAAATCTCCATATTTTCACCGTCCAGTTGAAGAATCTCAAAGCCGCGCCCACAATCGAGCGCCTTGTGCAACTGAAATTTAGTGCGTTGTGTAAAATTGGCCTTGCATTGGACACAGGTGTGCACATGATCCTCCTCATCGGTGCGTAGAAAGCGGGATATGTTCGAGATCTTCAAAAGTTGTTGTTGAATGCCATCGACACTCTGCAACAGTATATAATGAGCGCCACAGCCTATGCGATCCCATGCTTGTTGCGCGCTTTGCACTTCACCATCACATGCAGTGCTCGGACATTTACCGAGCTGATAGGGTACCACATACAACTCTTGCGTGCGCGCGCAATTGCGGAAGCAATACAGATTCGAATCAGCAGCAACCGCCGCGCTCACCGGCTGTGCGCTTGGTGCGGCGGTGGCGTGCTTCACACGATACTGCAGCGGCAGTATGCATTTCAAGGGTGCATTTGATGCTGACGCCATGATACGCAATTCGCGAcgtacataaatttttatgcgCTTCACGCTATACTCGGCAGCGCGTGTCGGATAACGAGCGAACATATAGGCTTCGATTTTTTCCAGCAGCATGAGAAATAGCACATCCACAGTCTCGCTAATATCCAGGTGATGCTCAAGCGCCGATTCGCTGCTGCAGAAAAGTAAATCCGTTTCGTTCAAGGCGCGCATATAGAAACTCAAACGAAAGTGTAGACACGCGGCGTTATGAAAAAGTAAGCGCAACAATTGCGGTATAGCTTGTATGCCGGCGTCCAGCAAGAATTCATTAGTGCTCCTGTTATGCTCGCTACAtagtatgaaattttttatgcGCTGCTCCTCTATTGTTTTTAACAGCGCGCGTTGTTCGGCGCTGCAAAGCGTACGCCCTACACTGGACCAATGTTTCGAATATGCAGCGCGTACATCACATGTTGTGCTGCATGCGTCACACTCGTACACACGCCCGGCCATGCACCAGCGATGATGGAAGGTACGCGTACTGCCCTCAATGCTAAAGGTGTAGCTAGAGCGGAAGTAGGGCATGGCAAGTAGGCGGCGTAGTGTACGATGATGTATGGGTTGTGTTAGAACGCAGACTGTTGattgtattttaattgaatatGAACTGAGTAGAGTGCCGTCGTGCGTGTGCTTTTATACTTGCGCGTTACGAAGTGAATAAAGTGATATGTAGGGGGCGACAGGTAGCAGGGATGCAGGTAAAGGAGGTAAACAAGCGCTGTTTACGTAAAAAGTAGGTAATCTCTTCATAAAATGCCAAAAGATTTGCCAAGAATTCTTTTGTATAGCTTTTAGTACGTTCACGGTGGAAGGGTGGATTAGTTAAATACGTATCTTTTTCCATAATCGCAATTTTCGTAACAATAAtaatcaatataatataataataataatatcgtTACTTTTCTCTTTTCAATACATGCTGAGAAATATTAtacctttcaattttattttctttatatatgaaaatttcattCGAGCTTTCACTAAAAGAAAAGAGCTTTGCTTGTATTTCATTATTACATCGGTAAGTTGCTCTTATTAATTTCGGAAGGTGTGTTGATAACTTGTCTAGGGTTTGGTATAACCTATGCGCTTTTAAAATTCAGTAAAGCTTTCACTAACTTTGCTGAGCTACTTTCCGAGAACTTTAACTCACTTTAAAGAACTTTCATTAACTTGAAAGAGCTTTTACTCAACATAGCAgttttaaaacatataaaaagtaaataaactgTATTTTTTAGACCCACAGTACTTGCTATTTGCATAAGCGGTTGTACACggttgtgaatttcaaaaaatcatttttatggTTTATGTGCctatatattgaatgtatatatatttgagcaTATTCTCCGAAATTTGGAGTGGTTCCGGCAAAaggtttcggagatatgagtaTATTTGTTAGAATCTTGGTGTACAAAActtaaaacgcgtttttctcgaaacaatgtcttcagagtcggtgaggaaaGTTGCTTCGAAACGACTGAACTGTTTGACATGAAATTTGATACTAGCTGTTTGATATATTCAGTCAGGTAGTGATTGAAGTATAAGATTTTTGACAATAACTGTTTAAGCTACTctgaaaattaaattctttcgACGACGAAATGACTTTTTATGGAAGCCGCTATTTTGTCAGTATACGAAAATTTTTGCatagtccttcgatcattatctacatttatttatagtaataataattttttttttttcaatttgagtaggtttaagcaaaaaaatcttcTGACATCTTTCGGaaaagctcctggagctcggctACGGGATTAAggtaatccaaaatttttcaaaatgaaacaGTGATTATTAAAGTGcattaaattctttaaatatacattatttttatttatttataaactttatttatttataaataaaatctcaCTTCAAACCAATTCATAATATTACGCGTTTTTTTTAGCTGCAAGTGAATATAACCTCTTAAGTAACCTATGCTCCAGATACTTtcccaaattaaatttttaacgttATTCAACAATGCAGCACTTTACCACTGACCGTTAATTGAGCTGTCACTTAAATACAGCTGCTTCAATACAGGCTTAAGTAaatctgtatgtatatgtaattatcGTAAATTGCTCAGAACCAAAATTTCGGCAACCGCAATTATTCCACCAAATAGCCGCAAATAGATAAAGTGATTATTACACTGCGCTTAAATATGATGTTTATGGCATTTTAATTGCATATTGCAATCAGCCGCCTAAAGCTATAAAGGGCTAAAAGCGCAGAAGATAACAATATGACAGACTAGACAGGCAGCATAGacggaaaatatattatacttgtatgtatatctgtgtGGGTATTATtgggtattatatatatagttatgtatgtgctgctgttgttatgcaagacttaatttaaaaaatttaattaatgtaaCGTGTGTATTCTGAAGCTTTTATGCTTTTCATGAGctttcatttaatatattttcattaagtatttaatttaatttttgttcaatgATTTGGCTTTGATCAAtaggcaaaaatataaattgatagTGATGCAGCACTTAGCAGGCTCTAATGTAATTGATTAATACTCTTATGCTGTgcaattttaatcaaaatttaatgcaaCTATTGTAGggctgacaaaaaaaatataactgtatTCGAACAAATGCTTTAGAATGTGACAAAATCAGGCTTTAGTAAATGAAATGCATTAAAGAGAAAATTGTATAGTTAGATAATACAGATTTTAGCTAAATGAGAATCAGAGCAAAAAGCagcaaattttacatatttacataccatttattttctgaatgcatatatagacatacatacctGTATATTTTTCATGGTTCACCTTCAATTTAGCAccatacatgtatttatttgtCAACAAAAactagtttatttatttgtatattatatgtgataatccacacacgcgcacacatacaaTCGCATGAAAAGttatttgcatttgtatttgtatattttctacACTCATTTAGTTGTCAATCTGAGTGATATGAGCATCTagtaatttatacaaatacactaaagcaatttatttaaatagcatGAAAGCACTTAAGAAAATGCAATCAtacaacaatacaaaatatcactaaatacacacaccaatacatacgTAACATTTGTAACTACacacaaatgcatataaatCGTGTAAATATAGTTGCATATACGGCGAAATGCAAAGTAAATTCTAACAATGAGCTGGTCAACTGTTGGATGCACAAATATTACAGTGGTGGGTTTAGTTATTAGCATctgttatttataaattatacaagaagaagaagaaaacgttaactttgactGCAccaaagctttaataccctcCACAGGTGCACCACAGCATGAAATGGTAAAACTATATCTTTAACTTCATTTTGATTCgacagcttgtatggcagctatatgctatagtagtctgatcttaacaatatgttcggagattgtagcgttcccttggacaataatctgtgccaaatttcgtgaagatatcttgttcaatataaaagttttccatacaagaacttgattttgaaagaTCAgtttggcagctatttgctatagtagtACGATCTAgtcaatatgttcggagattgaaGCGTTATCTTTGACAATATCCTGTGCGaatttttgtgaagatatctaatcaaataaaaatattttccataaaagtATTTGATGTTGATCGAACattttgtacggcagctatataatCTAAAGATCCGATATCGTCGattacgacaaatgagcagcttctaggGGAGAGAAAGACGCGTGCAAACTCTCAGATTGATGTCTCAAAAATTAAGAGATACATTTGCGCATATATAGACAGAGCGGCGgacagacaaacatacataagttgACTCAACTAGTCGCACTAATCATTTCTATgtggtatatattttgtagaatCTGCGATGTTTCACTCTGGGTGTTAGTTAGTTTCCTTCATTCTTTTTGAAACCGTTTCGCAAATCTTACTGTTATAGAAAACCAAACACGATTTCTTTTAGTACACGCCTATGCGCCATTTGATTCGGCATACATAAATCTTAAGATATAAGATTGCACATCTAACTATTAGAAGTCTGTGCGAACTATATAATATGGTTTTTTGAAATCCGAAAGATTTTCTGAATATTTTCTAACTTAATATTACGAAGATGAGATGATAATATGAAGGGAACAAAAAGATTTTGAGTGAAAGTAAatcttcatttaaaattttggagcTCCTAAATATTATTCTTCGAACAACTTTCCGAGCCTATTTGAGTAGAACATTATGAATTTTTCGTTTTACGATAAACCAGATATGGTGCACCGACCACAGCTTTCAGAAAAAGTCAGTACCCAACAGAGCCCAAATCACACAAAAGAGAAGGTGTAGGAAAATAGAAATCTGTTAAACTCACATCCAGTAGAATAAATCTATATAGCTCCTTATAGCGACTTAATTTCCATACCTTTCAATTTTTATGCACGCCACTGTTCACTTTCAAAtgtttatgtacaaatattctATAAACATGGTGATCTCTGTGTAGCGAACagtaagtatacatatacacaagttTTCAAGCGCATCAAATGTACAGTTAATCCAAATGGTTCTAAGAGCATTTGTAATctcaaaatgcaaaacaaaaatatacatacacagatAAGCGAGTttgaaatacaacaaaatttctAAATGCTATTTGCTTGGACtgaatattttaatgttattaaagCGCTATATAATAactgtttcgagaaaaaagttgaaccaaaatttaaatttagtttgattTAGATttaattcggtaattttttgaaaagagcCCACTAGAGCTTCAACGAGCGGAAGCGTGCATAAGGTTAGTTAAAGAGCGCTACGCGCGTAATGAATGTTCggtgaaaagaagaaaaatgccAGCTCCGAGGTAAGTCTTAATACTGAAAACGAGGCAACTGGCAACCACCGATTCTACTGGCTTTTTAAGTTGTAGGGTCTACTGTATTTGCAACgacattattttgtaaaaaagagttaattttttctggaaaattatttgaaactttTCACTGCTAAATCAATGCCAAAGCAGTGTTCGTTAAGATAAAACTGTGTTTGGTTATATTTTGAGTTTCACTTTCCGTAGCACTAAATTTTCATAGTCctaattcaaactttttatatccggaaatattttttcttcaaaatacgttgaaattattatttttataaacatttttttaaagggcattattacaatttttataatttttaaaaaaataaccaaaatacatttggttttattatatttttgtaaaaaaattatttcgtatttgaaaattaataacttttaaattttattagttgtatatattttattttaaagagcgctacatttttataattttctaaaaatacaacaaaaatttgtttaatttaaaagcaatttgaattgaaatttatttttaatcataccgtttgaaagaaaaaaaacaataattaaaaaaaaaatttaaatataataaaaaatttattggttatatttatttaaaatatttgtagttattttgaatttgaattatattaattttaagagttgtgaaaaaatttaatatttatattttctacccttaaacatttttagtatttccaaattgttgttaaaaaaatttaaaatttattgtttttaaaatttttataaacactgcattttaaaattttttataaataattttaattaatttttcaaaaaattaatttaatatcaattgttatatttatttaaaatatttatagttattttgaaattgagttatatttatttttaaagttatgaaaaaaatttaattggtttgcatatttttacccttaaagattttaaatatttgcaaatttttgtttaaaaaccttttacaaaacttattaaaatttaaaatttttataattacaacattttaaagttttttaaatcattttaattaatttttcaaaaaatgatttaaatttgaaaaatattaatgtttaaaattttttttaagtatttatagttattttgaattttaaaaacattaatttttgaatactctttgataatataaaaatataattttttataaataattatattactgtttaagaaaatgtataaagttttattctccaaaaattttgtaaaaattattattttttttaatttttaatttaaacaaaatttttattaattttaagattgtaaaaaaatgtgcatatacatagtatgtatgtaaatttgaattagcattttcaaaaatccaaaatttttgtaataatttttttaaattaaataatagtttaaaatttttaacaaaaaactattttgttgaaaacgttttcaaaatattttaaattgtcttaaattctttaatttttttataatttttaaaattctaaaataatttaatacatattttataaaat
The sequence above is drawn from the Bactrocera oleae isolate idBacOlea1 chromosome 5, idBacOlea1, whole genome shotgun sequence genome and encodes:
- the LOC106619344 gene encoding protein terminus, producing the protein MPYFRSSYTFSIEGSTRTFHHRWCMAGRVYECDACSTTCDVRAAYSKHWSSVGRTLCSAEQRALLKTIEEQRIKNFILCSEHNRSTNEFLLDAGIQAIPQLLRLLFHNAACLHFRLSFYMRALNETDLLFCSSESALEHHLDISETVDVLFLMLLEKIEAYMFARYPTRAAEYSVKRIKIYVRRELRIMASASNAPLKCILPLQYRVKHATAAPSAQPVSAAVAADSNLYCFRNCARTQELYVVPYQLGKCPSTACDGEVQSAQQAWDRIGCGAHYILLQSVDGIQQQLLKISNISRFLRTDEEDHVHTCVQCKANFTQRTKFQLHKALDCGRGFEILQLDGENMEIYEHCLQMRCDNYNWPLYGIIE